In Oryza sativa Japonica Group chromosome 2, ASM3414082v1, the following are encoded in one genomic region:
- the LOC4330222 gene encoding protein INAPERTURATE POLLEN 1 homolog, whose translation MPRPPPPPPPGRGAPGARRPMREFFAAWLSTLRSPLLPLLRRALSSSSSSSSGGWDDPLSSAAAAVEAHFQAHWSALDAAARQDPAQAVSAGDWRSPLELPFLWVGDLHPSLVTSLLRSLSPSPRLLAATDRVDRRIRAAVPSISDRLRRVQEAFISAEVSGAADVEAFLEELKDVALDANRLRRGVLSELVAAAGGYQAALFLEALSRFVLSMHDPEVLRRFDQCRASPGS comes from the coding sequence ATGCcgaggcctcctcctcctcctcctcctggtcgcGGGGCTCCGGGGGCCAGGCGGCCGATGCGGGAGTTCTTCGCCGCCTGGCTATCCACCCTCCGCTCGCCGCTCCTCCCCCTGCTCCGCCgcgcgctctcctcctcctcctcctcctcgtccggaggCTGGGACGACCCGctttcctccgccgccgccgccgtcgaggcccACTTCCAGGCGCACTGGTCcgccctcgacgccgccgcccgccaggaCCCCGCCCAGGCCGTCTCCGCTGGAGACTGGCGCTCGCCTCTCGAGCTCCCCTTCCTGTGGGTCGGCGACCTCCACCCGTCCCTCGTAACCTCCCTCCTCCGGTCGCTTTCGCCCTCCCCGCGGCTCCTCGCCGCTACCGACCGCGTCGACCGCCGGATCCGCGCGGCCGTCCCCTCAATCTCCGACCGCCTCCGCCGTGTCCAGGAGGCCTTCATCTCCGCCGAGGTGTCCGGCGCGGCTGACGTGGAGGCGTTCTTGGAGGAGCTCAAGGACGTCGCCCTCGATGCCAACAGGCTCCGTCGAGGCGTTCtttcggagctcgtcgccgccgccggggggtACCAGGCGGCGCTCTTCCTCGAGGCGCTCTCGCGCTTCGTGCTCTCCATGCACGACCCGGAGGTGCTCCGCCGCTTCGACCAGTGCCGCGCCTCTCCCGGTAGTTAG